The Streptomyces fungicidicus nucleotide sequence GAGTCCCTGCGGCTGCTGGGCGAGGCGGTCGCGCGCTTCACCGGAGCCGGCGTCGCTCTCCGGCCCGCGAACTGGGACGAGGCGCTGGAGCTGCTTTTCGGGCTGGCGAGGGACCGGCCGCTGCCCGTGGTGATCGACGAGTTCCCCTACCTGGTGCGCAACGCCCCCGCCCTCCCGTCCCAGCTGCAGGCCGCCATCGGTGTGCGTTCCGAGCGGCACCGCAAGGAGCGGCCCCGCATCCTGCTGTGCGGCAGTGCGATGTCGTTCATGGGCGGGCTGCTCTCCGGGGCCTCCCCGCTCTACGGCCGCGCCGGTCTCGACCTCGTGGTCCACTCCCTCAGCTTCCGGGAGGCCGCCGAGTTCTGGGGCATCCGGGATCCGCGGCTGGCGGTCCTCGTCCACGCGATCGTCGGCGGAACCCCCGCCTACCGCCGGGAGTTCGTCGACGACGACGTACCGGACGGCCCCGACGACTTCGACGCCTGGGTCTGCCGGACCGTGCTCAATCCGGCCCGGCCGATCCACGGCGAGGCCCCGTACCTGCTCGCCGCGGAGCCGGACCTGCGCGACCGGTCGCTGTACCACTCGGTCCTGGCCGCGGTGGCGAGCGGCAACCGCACCAGTGGTGGCATCGCGAGTGCGGTGGGCCGCAAGGCCACGGACATCTCCCTGCCGCTGACCGTTCTGAGGAACTGCGGTCTGCTGACCGCCGAGCCCGACGCCTTCCGGGGCAACCGCACCACGTACCACGTCGCCGAGCCGCTGATCAGCTTCCACCACGCCGTCCTGCGGCCCCAGACGGCACTTCTCAGCCGCCGCCGGGGCGCCGCCACGGTCTGGGAGCACAGCCGTCCCACGTTCCTCAGCAAGGTCGTCGGGCCGCACTTCGAGCGGCTGTGCCGGGAGTGGGCCGAGTGGCACGCGGACCCCGCCACGTTTGGGGGCATGCCGATCCAGGTCTCCTCGGGAACGGTCGCCGACCCCGTGAGCCGCACCGGCATCGAGGCGGATGTCGTGGTGCACGGCGCGATCGGCCAGGACCAGGGCATCCTGCTGTCCGTGGGCGAGGCGAAGTGGAACAAGGTGATGAACCTCGGGCACCTGCGACGCCTGCGCCGCATGCTGGAACTGCTCGCCGCAAGAGGTGTGGACACCAGCCACGCCACACCCGCCTGCTACAGCGGCGCGGGCTTCGACCCTGAGCTGCGCGCGGCAGCGGAACGGGGCGAGGCCGTCCTCGTCGACCTGCGGCGGCTCTACGGCGGCTCATGAACCCGCCCGCTGCCCGCCACCCACCGTGGCGGACGAGGGCCGGGGCGGGCGCGCCGTCTCAGGTGCCGTAGCTCTGGAACCAGTGGAGGTCGAACCAGCGGGCGCTCGAGAACGGGTGGTCCGGGTCCGTGAGCAGGCGGTGGACGAACTCCCCGGTGGCGCCGTCGAACCGTTGCCACGAGTCGGGGACGTCCTCCTTCGCCAGCACGGGCCACTTGTCGGGGTCGGGGTCCCCGGTGAGCCAGTAGAAGCCGTCGGCCTGCTCGGTGCCCGCCCATTGCAGCAGCCCGCCGGGAGCCGGGTACACCGGGTACGGCTCCCACAGGTCGCTGCCCCGCGTACGGGCCCACTCGCCCAGCCACTCGGTGTGCCGGACGATGTCCGAGCTGTCGAAGGGCGCGTCGGGGACGTGGAGTTGCAGATAGCCGTCGAAGGCGCCCGCTCCGCCGAAGATCTCCGCCAGCCGCTTGTAGTCGGCCGGCAGTCCGGTCCCGAGGCGGGTCTCGACCGCCGCCCAGTCGACGGTGCGGGCCCGGTCCGTGTCCCACCCGGTGACCGCGACGACCCCGTCCACCCAGGACGCCGGCTCGGGCAGCCCCGCCGCCGGGTCCTCCCGCTCCGCGACGAGCACCACGAGCCGCACGTCGCCGTCCCCGGTCCGTGTCGTGCCGCAGCCGATCCACCGGTCCCCGTACGCCCATGCCCGCATCTCGACGACCCGCTCGCCGAACGGCGCGAGCAGCGGCAGCCCGGTCCGCGCGCTCGCGGCCGGGT carries:
- a CDS encoding AAA family ATPase, producing MARSAARSLPRPPDMFDREWEWSELTAFATAEGAGPRLGVVSGRRRQGKSFLLQALADATEGFYYSAVEASAAESLRLLGEAVARFTGAGVALRPANWDEALELLFGLARDRPLPVVIDEFPYLVRNAPALPSQLQAAIGVRSERHRKERPRILLCGSAMSFMGGLLSGASPLYGRAGLDLVVHSLSFREAAEFWGIRDPRLAVLVHAIVGGTPAYRREFVDDDVPDGPDDFDAWVCRTVLNPARPIHGEAPYLLAAEPDLRDRSLYHSVLAAVASGNRTSGGIASAVGRKATDISLPLTVLRNCGLLTAEPDAFRGNRTTYHVAEPLISFHHAVLRPQTALLSRRRGAATVWEHSRPTFLSKVVGPHFERLCREWAEWHADPATFGGMPIQVSSGTVADPVSRTGIEADVVVHGAIGQDQGILLSVGEAKWNKVMNLGHLRRLRRMLELLAARGVDTSHATPACYSGAGFDPELRAAAERGEAVLVDLRRLYGGS